The following are from one region of the Mycolicibacterium diernhoferi genome:
- a CDS encoding 4-hydroxyphenylacetate 3-hydroxylase family protein has protein sequence MIKTGDEYRESINTGREIYIDGEQVRDVTKHPMFAPIVDIRARIYDLAHEAATQDVMSYVDENGERNAIANKMPLTQQDWQDKRKAIDLVLDEARGVVTRVGDETIGEMWALYDGQDVLNEVDPRFAENIRRHVNKAATGDPFHISANTDPKGDRSKRPQDQDPDMLLHVVKETDDGIIVRGAKYETAAPYATQAYTKPTIANWGDSKLSDYAVGFIADLNAPNLKFICRTGFAGRRDAADYPLSNRVDEVESLVIFDNVLIPWDDILFYRHTRAATFVRSCLHRYSALPYVHRSIRFADLMIGAALHNVRQTGLDNNPAVQEKLAMLACYREGIDAHLTASIANAETSPGGLLMPNQSLLYAGRVWAQTQLPQMMHYARELCGGQICITPDSATFGVPGASEWLEKYYSITDEWQADDRRKLLAFARDLLNSDYAGHRLTFQLFAQAPPFAHYQAVYRNFDFDGPLALVKSAAELSDRVGQ, from the coding sequence ATGATCAAGACCGGAGACGAATACCGGGAGTCCATCAACACCGGACGCGAGATCTACATCGACGGTGAACAGGTGCGCGACGTCACCAAGCACCCGATGTTCGCGCCCATCGTCGACATCCGGGCCCGCATCTACGACCTGGCGCACGAGGCCGCCACCCAGGACGTGATGAGCTACGTCGACGAGAACGGTGAGCGCAACGCGATCGCCAACAAGATGCCGCTGACCCAACAGGATTGGCAGGACAAGCGCAAGGCCATCGACCTGGTCCTCGACGAGGCCCGCGGCGTGGTCACCCGGGTCGGGGACGAGACCATCGGTGAGATGTGGGCCCTCTACGACGGGCAGGACGTGCTCAACGAGGTCGACCCGCGGTTCGCCGAGAACATCCGCCGGCACGTGAACAAGGCCGCCACCGGTGACCCGTTCCACATCTCGGCCAACACCGACCCCAAGGGCGACCGGTCCAAGCGCCCGCAGGACCAGGACCCCGACATGCTGCTGCACGTGGTCAAGGAGACCGACGACGGCATCATCGTGCGCGGCGCCAAGTACGAGACCGCCGCGCCGTACGCCACCCAGGCCTACACCAAGCCGACCATCGCCAACTGGGGCGACTCCAAGCTCTCCGATTACGCGGTGGGGTTCATCGCCGATCTGAACGCGCCGAACCTGAAGTTCATCTGCCGCACCGGTTTCGCCGGCCGCCGCGATGCCGCGGACTACCCGCTGTCCAACCGGGTGGACGAGGTCGAGTCGCTGGTGATCTTCGACAACGTGCTGATCCCGTGGGACGACATCCTGTTCTACCGGCACACCCGGGCCGCCACCTTCGTGCGCAGCTGCCTGCACCGCTACAGCGCGCTGCCCTACGTGCACCGGTCGATCCGGTTCGCCGACCTGATGATCGGTGCGGCCCTGCACAACGTGCGCCAGACCGGGCTGGACAACAACCCGGCCGTGCAGGAGAAGCTGGCGATGCTGGCCTGCTACCGGGAGGGCATCGATGCCCACCTGACCGCCTCGATCGCCAACGCCGAGACCAGCCCGGGCGGGCTGCTGATGCCCAACCAGTCGCTGCTGTACGCCGGCCGGGTGTGGGCCCAGACCCAGCTGCCGCAGATGATGCACTACGCCCGCGAACTGTGCGGCGGCCAGATCTGCATCACCCCGGACTCGGCCACCTTCGGCGTCCCGGGCGCCTCGGAATGGCTGGAGAAGTACTACTCCATCACCGACGAGTGGCAGGCCGACGACCGTCGCAAACTGCTGGCGTTCGCCCGCGACCTGCTCAACAGCGACTACGCCGGGCACCGGCTGACCTTCCAATTGTTCGCCCAGGCACCGCCGTTCGCGCACTACCAGGCCGTCTACCGCAACTTCGACTTCGACGGCCCGCTGGCGCTGGTCAAGTCCGCGGCCGAACTGTCCGACCGGGTGGGCCAGTGA
- a CDS encoding flavin reductase family protein: MKSTLTPTGTREFIRAISCAATPVTIVTTDADNLRWGQTVSAVSRVSDEPAILGVCINRRSPMNAAICATGAFNVSLLGPEHHVAADTFAGRSRDGRAPFTFAEGEWADGRNGLPVYADSVAAFECVLHSVTDIGSHHLYLGEVRHVVHTDAEPLLHLRGTYRTLSAHNTEGQLA; this comes from the coding sequence ATGAAATCCACCCTGACGCCGACCGGCACGCGCGAGTTCATCCGCGCCATCAGCTGTGCCGCGACACCCGTCACCATCGTCACCACCGACGCCGACAACCTGCGCTGGGGACAGACCGTCTCCGCGGTGAGCCGGGTTTCCGACGAACCTGCCATCCTGGGCGTCTGTATCAACCGGCGCAGCCCCATGAACGCCGCGATCTGCGCCACCGGCGCGTTCAATGTGTCCCTGCTGGGGCCCGAACATCACGTCGCCGCAGACACGTTCGCCGGACGCTCGCGTGACGGCCGGGCGCCTTTCACCTTCGCCGAGGGCGAATGGGCCGACGGCCGCAACGGTCTGCCGGTCTACGCCGACAGCGTGGCCGCCTTCGAGTGCGTGCTGCACAGCGTCACCGATATCGGATCCCACCACCTCTACCTCGGCGAGGTGCGCCATGTGGTGCACACCGACGCCGAACCCCTGCTGCATCTGCGCGGCACGTACCGCACGCTCTCGGCCCACAACACGGAAGGACAGCTCGCATGA
- a CDS encoding zinc-binding dehydrogenase — protein sequence MTTMPAAVLVDPGGAQPLRIQRVAVPEPGPTEVLIAVAAFGINNAEILQCRGVMPAPPGGIPGLECAGTVVAVGSAVSAPKVGDRVAALTRAGTYAEYVAVPAGACLVLPDGLDPVIAGAVPEAAATAWWNLVHRGRLRSGERVLIHGAAGGVGSLAVQLARTRGALVTGTARGAAKTALCTELGAHRVIDYAGTDVFEAARRCEPGGYDIILDNQGASTLDANIGLLAPQGRLVIVGVAGGSQAQIDLGSLMAAGAEVSSSSLGRLPDETRAALCAELAAEVLPALVAGRLRPVLDTTFGLERIADAHRRFTEPDRVGKVVVTVPGCISKTDVEQRI from the coding sequence ATGACCACGATGCCGGCGGCCGTGCTGGTTGATCCGGGCGGTGCGCAGCCCCTGCGCATCCAACGGGTGGCGGTCCCGGAGCCGGGCCCGACGGAGGTTCTGATCGCGGTGGCGGCCTTCGGGATCAACAACGCCGAGATCCTGCAGTGCCGCGGCGTCATGCCGGCACCCCCCGGTGGCATCCCCGGCCTGGAATGCGCAGGCACCGTGGTGGCCGTCGGCAGCGCGGTCAGCGCACCGAAGGTCGGCGACCGGGTGGCCGCTCTGACCCGGGCGGGCACCTACGCCGAATACGTGGCCGTACCGGCCGGGGCGTGCCTGGTGCTGCCCGACGGGCTCGACCCGGTGATCGCCGGTGCCGTGCCGGAGGCAGCGGCGACGGCCTGGTGGAACCTGGTGCACCGCGGCCGACTTCGGTCCGGGGAACGGGTACTGATCCACGGTGCCGCCGGGGGAGTGGGCTCGCTGGCCGTCCAGCTGGCCCGGACCCGCGGCGCGCTGGTCACCGGCACTGCCCGCGGCGCGGCGAAGACCGCATTGTGCACCGAGCTGGGCGCCCACCGGGTGATCGACTACGCCGGAACGGATGTGTTCGAGGCGGCCCGCCGGTGCGAACCCGGCGGCTACGACATCATCCTGGACAATCAGGGCGCCTCCACCCTGGATGCCAACATCGGCCTGCTCGCTCCGCAGGGGCGGCTGGTGATCGTCGGGGTGGCCGGCGGCAGTCAGGCGCAGATCGACCTGGGTTCGTTGATGGCCGCCGGTGCCGAGGTGTCCTCGTCGAGCCTGGGCCGGTTGCCGGATGAGACGCGGGCCGCGTTGTGCGCGGAGCTGGCCGCCGAGGTCCTGCCCGCGCTGGTGGCCGGCCGGCTGCGCCCGGTGCTGGACACCACCTTCGGCCTCGAGCGCATCGCCGACGCGCACCGCAGGTTCACCGAACCGGACCGGGTCGGCAAGGTCGTCGTCACCGTGCCCGGATGCATCTCCAAAACCGATGTAGAACAACGGATCTAG
- a CDS encoding alpha/beta fold hydrolase, with translation MSGAAPEPMYVQTRSGRMHVVTSGADIDGPCLVLLHQTPRSWDEFRDVAGLIDGYRIVIPDLPGYGASEAPAENTIEATATAVLDLLDTLRVPCAHLVGHHFGGLVAYQMAAEAPDRVLSLVLSSTPFIDAEERERRRGAAPFNAIPARADGDHLAALWRRRAEYLTQSAPDVQARYIRDVLSHSDPDRGTAAVSAYRSEDRLGRYPGPVLCMASARDKRAFPRHGQIMAAFPQAREHVLGDGDISSPETCPAEFARAILDFHAQVVLR, from the coding sequence GTGAGCGGCGCAGCGCCGGAACCCATGTACGTCCAGACCCGTTCGGGGAGAATGCATGTCGTCACCTCGGGTGCCGACATCGACGGCCCGTGCCTGGTGCTGCTGCACCAGACCCCGCGCAGCTGGGATGAGTTCCGGGACGTTGCCGGTCTGATCGACGGGTACCGTATCGTGATACCCGACCTGCCCGGATACGGTGCCTCGGAAGCACCGGCCGAGAACACCATCGAGGCGACGGCCACGGCCGTGCTGGACCTGCTGGACACGCTGCGTGTGCCGTGCGCCCACCTGGTGGGCCACCACTTCGGCGGTCTGGTCGCCTATCAGATGGCCGCCGAGGCGCCGGATCGGGTGCTGTCCCTGGTGCTGTCGTCGACTCCCTTCATCGACGCCGAGGAACGCGAGCGTCGCCGCGGCGCAGCACCGTTCAACGCCATCCCCGCCCGTGCCGACGGCGACCACCTCGCCGCACTGTGGCGCCGTCGTGCCGAGTACCTGACGCAATCGGCCCCCGATGTGCAGGCCCGCTACATCCGCGATGTGCTGTCTCACTCGGACCCCGACCGCGGTACGGCGGCGGTGTCCGCCTACCGCTCCGAGGATCGTCTCGGCCGCTACCCGGGACCGGTGCTGTGCATGGCTTCGGCACGCGACAAGCGGGCCTTCCCGCGCCACGGCCAGATCATGGCGGCCTTCCCGCAGGCCCGCGAGCACGTCCTGGGCGACGGCGACATCTCCAGCCCCGAGACCTGTCCGGCCGAATTCGCCCGGGCCATCCTCGATTTCCACGCGCAGGTGGTGCTGCGATGA
- a CDS encoding LysR family transcriptional regulator: MTGVDQLRGISLTQLRYFIRVAERESMTRAAEDLFVAQSAVSSAVAHLEKELGVQLFIRRHAKGLILTAAGKELLLRSRQTLTALAESLESIAGETQAFWGPLQVVCFSPLAPFYLPSILAGLKRDHPGLEVHVTEAVAGEVGEYLESGRAEVALTYDLALGDHIDRDVLAEIKPYAALPASHRLAGETGIRLADLVDEPMILVDLPFSRDYFIGVFSERGLTPNVQYRSSSYETVRAMVAQDHGYSLLHQLPATDSTYAGGRVVAVPITDEVRPLRVVVASLQSIRMSRRAIAFAERCRAVVAGDC, encoded by the coding sequence GTGACCGGTGTCGACCAGTTGCGCGGGATCTCGCTGACCCAGCTGCGCTACTTCATCCGGGTCGCGGAGCGGGAGAGCATGACCCGGGCGGCCGAGGACCTGTTCGTCGCGCAGTCGGCGGTGTCCTCGGCCGTCGCGCACCTGGAGAAGGAACTCGGTGTCCAGCTTTTCATCCGCCGGCACGCCAAGGGACTGATCCTCACCGCGGCGGGTAAGGAACTGCTGCTGCGGTCCCGCCAGACCCTCACCGCGCTGGCCGAATCGCTGGAGTCGATAGCCGGTGAGACACAGGCGTTCTGGGGACCGCTGCAGGTGGTGTGCTTCAGCCCGTTGGCACCGTTCTACCTACCGTCCATCCTGGCCGGGCTCAAGCGCGACCACCCCGGCCTGGAGGTGCACGTCACCGAGGCGGTGGCCGGTGAAGTCGGCGAATACCTGGAGTCGGGACGGGCCGAGGTGGCCCTGACCTACGACCTGGCCCTCGGGGATCACATCGACCGGGACGTGCTGGCCGAGATCAAGCCCTACGCAGCGCTTCCCGCCTCGCACCGGCTGGCCGGGGAGACCGGCATCCGGTTGGCCGACCTGGTGGACGAACCGATGATCCTGGTCGATCTCCCGTTCAGCCGTGACTATTTCATCGGCGTGTTCAGCGAGCGCGGTCTGACGCCGAACGTGCAGTACCGGTCCAGCAGCTATGAGACGGTGCGCGCCATGGTAGCCCAGGACCACGGGTACAGCCTGCTGCACCAGCTCCCGGCCACCGACAGCACCTACGCCGGCGGCCGGGTGGTAGCGGTACCGATCACCGACGAGGTGCGCCCACTGCGCGTGGTGGTGGCCTCCCTGCAGTCGATCCGAATGAGCAGGCGCGCCATCGCTTTCGCCGAGCGCTGCCGGGCTGTGGTGGCCGGCGACTGCTGA
- a CDS encoding TRAP transporter large permease, which translates to MTLAITLAVIVGLLLLGTPLIIAMAGGVALYATMGGSWMLQYPQQVTDGMSSFVLLAMPLFILAGVVMNAGGIAERVFAFARAVFGPLPGGLAQVNVSTSLFFGGMVGTSVADLAGTGSTIIPQMRKHGYPGPYAAALTASSSGIGPLIPPSSPMILYAAATGTSLGALFLAGIIPGLILTAVLMVVVAVQAKRNGWGEKIEFSGREAWRTLRGSILAFGVPVLVICGLVLGIFTPTESGAFAVVYAVVISMVVMRSLGFRRLYRCLVEAAVLTGEVMLIVGVSVALGAVLAMAGLPKALTDFATMIVPGDVQIGYVVVLALTAILAGMLFDPLIPVIMPVMLPTMLAVGIDPLHFGVIIVLTVIIGQVTPPVAMSLVVAAKIAKVDAWGVLRANTPFLLATIAVLVLVILFPALATWLPSVMGGP; encoded by the coding sequence GTGACGCTGGCGATCACACTGGCCGTCATCGTCGGCCTGCTGCTGCTCGGCACCCCGCTGATCATCGCGATGGCCGGCGGTGTCGCGCTGTACGCGACGATGGGCGGCTCCTGGATGCTGCAGTACCCGCAGCAGGTGACCGACGGGATGAGCAGCTTCGTGCTGCTGGCCATGCCGCTGTTCATCCTGGCCGGTGTGGTGATGAACGCCGGTGGTATCGCCGAGCGCGTCTTCGCCTTCGCCAGAGCGGTTTTCGGTCCGCTGCCGGGCGGCCTGGCCCAGGTCAACGTGTCCACCAGCCTGTTCTTCGGCGGTATGGTGGGCACCTCGGTGGCCGATCTGGCCGGCACCGGGTCGACGATCATCCCGCAGATGCGCAAGCACGGCTATCCCGGGCCCTACGCCGCCGCGCTCACCGCTTCGTCATCGGGCATCGGGCCGTTGATCCCGCCGTCCTCACCGATGATCCTGTACGCCGCGGCCACCGGCACCTCGTTGGGTGCGCTGTTCCTGGCCGGCATCATTCCCGGCCTGATCCTCACCGCGGTGCTGATGGTGGTGGTCGCCGTCCAGGCCAAGCGCAACGGCTGGGGGGAGAAGATCGAGTTCAGCGGCCGCGAGGCCTGGCGGACGCTGCGCGGCTCGATCCTGGCATTCGGTGTTCCCGTCCTGGTGATCTGCGGCCTCGTGCTCGGTATCTTCACCCCGACCGAATCCGGTGCCTTCGCCGTCGTCTACGCCGTCGTCATCTCCATGGTGGTGATGCGGTCCCTGGGATTCCGCCGCCTCTACCGCTGCCTGGTCGAGGCCGCGGTGCTCACCGGCGAGGTGATGCTGATCGTGGGCGTCTCGGTCGCCCTGGGCGCGGTGCTCGCGATGGCCGGACTGCCCAAGGCGCTCACCGACTTCGCCACCATGATCGTGCCGGGCGATGTGCAGATCGGCTACGTGGTGGTGCTGGCGCTCACGGCGATCCTGGCCGGCATGCTGTTCGACCCGCTCATTCCGGTGATCATGCCGGTGATGCTGCCGACCATGCTGGCCGTCGGAATCGACCCACTGCACTTCGGTGTCATCATCGTGCTGACCGTCATCATCGGCCAGGTCACCCCACCGGTGGCGATGTCACTGGTGGTGGCGGCCAAGATCGCCAAGGTCGACGCGTGGGGTGTGCTGCGTGCCAACACCCCGTTCCTGTTGGCCACGATCGCGGTGTTGGTGCTGGTGATCCTGTTCCCGGCACTGGCGACCTGGCTGCCCTCGGTCATGGGTGGCCCGTGA
- a CDS encoding TRAP transporter small permease, translating into MTAVGAHPPVAEPGDVAMVLDSTTGVDPDPGTHKLIDRVLELLAATTLAAITLILFANAVLRAGFNSPLGWTEELVTGLMLWLTMLGFTLGVRRRESIAIRAFVGRLSVRAQVWLRLFTDLLTAAVLLHLAWFAYLYVTTFGDDPVPYLRLPSGFFTAALPVGALAAALIVLFQLPGCRAAILRQIEEEQP; encoded by the coding sequence ATGACGGCGGTCGGGGCGCATCCGCCGGTCGCCGAGCCCGGTGACGTCGCCATGGTGCTGGATTCCACCACCGGGGTGGATCCGGATCCCGGCACCCACAAGCTGATCGACCGGGTCCTGGAGTTGCTCGCGGCGACGACGCTGGCGGCGATCACCCTGATCCTGTTCGCCAACGCGGTGCTGCGGGCCGGATTCAACTCCCCGCTGGGGTGGACCGAGGAACTGGTCACCGGGCTGATGCTGTGGCTGACCATGCTGGGCTTCACGCTCGGTGTGCGCCGCCGCGAGTCGATCGCCATCCGGGCCTTCGTCGGCCGGTTGTCGGTGCGGGCACAGGTGTGGCTGCGGCTGTTCACCGATCTGCTCACCGCGGCGGTGCTGCTGCACCTGGCCTGGTTCGCCTACCTGTACGTCACCACGTTCGGTGACGACCCCGTCCCGTACCTGCGGCTGCCGTCCGGGTTCTTCACCGCGGCGTTACCGGTCGGTGCGCTGGCCGCGGCGCTCATCGTGCTGTTCCAGTTGCCGGGTTGCCGGGCGGCGATCCTGCGTCAGATCGAGGAGGAACAGCCGTGA
- a CDS encoding maleate cis-trans isomerase family protein, protein MNATSRLSRPHLPLGALNTATRIGLVYMASSTLMEAEMYAMATPSATVHTSRVTLPSVTVDGIDAMMRSPELRTAVELVAQAPLDVLVFGGTSASFLHGTAWDRMLVGHFEEWSGLTGRCTTTSTASIAALKAVGAGPISLVTPYKQEVIDRATRFFGENGHPVVASVGLGITSDKELAEVPLERVYDLAVETDTDEASAVFISCTNFASVGAIAALEAELGKPVISAVQASFWYALQIAGVRAARPGFGRLFDDRLDPAATGAGA, encoded by the coding sequence GTGAACGCCACCTCCCGGCTGTCCCGGCCACACCTGCCGCTCGGTGCGCTCAACACCGCCACCCGGATCGGCCTGGTCTACATGGCCTCCAGCACGCTGATGGAGGCCGAGATGTACGCCATGGCCACCCCGTCGGCCACCGTGCACACCAGCAGGGTGACGCTGCCGAGCGTCACCGTGGACGGCATCGACGCGATGATGCGTTCACCGGAACTGCGCACCGCTGTCGAACTGGTCGCCCAGGCCCCGCTGGACGTGCTGGTCTTCGGCGGGACCAGTGCATCGTTCCTGCACGGTACGGCCTGGGACCGGATGCTGGTCGGCCACTTCGAGGAATGGAGCGGGCTCACCGGCCGGTGCACCACCACCTCGACCGCCAGCATCGCCGCCCTCAAGGCCGTCGGCGCCGGACCGATCAGCCTGGTCACCCCCTACAAGCAAGAGGTGATCGACCGCGCAACAAGGTTTTTCGGCGAGAACGGGCACCCGGTGGTGGCCAGCGTCGGGCTGGGGATCACCAGTGACAAGGAGCTCGCCGAAGTCCCGCTGGAACGGGTCTACGATCTCGCGGTCGAGACCGACACCGACGAGGCGAGCGCGGTATTCATCAGCTGCACCAACTTCGCCAGTGTCGGCGCCATCGCGGCGCTGGAGGCCGAGTTGGGCAAGCCGGTGATCAGCGCGGTGCAGGCCTCGTTCTGGTACGCCCTCCAGATCGCCGGGGTGCGCGCGGCGCGTCCCGGTTTCGGCAGGCTGTTCGACGACCGGCTCGACCCCGCCGCGACCGGAGCCGGCGCATGA
- a CDS encoding TRAP transporter substrate-binding protein, whose product MFAVETSAGDPLADMLLAFAEEVENELGDSVDITVQTGGAIGDEEAVLQGLRAGAIDVAAVSGSVANLDPTFTIMDMPFLFTDRETVAEFLDGPYGDELSESLVETIGARVLGFGENGFRQITNSKRPIVTSSDLTGLKIRVPGNPARVALFEALGAAPTQIDIGEAYLALDQGVLDGQENPLKVIDAFSFYEKQPYLSLTSHIYSPVYLAMNEDTWQGLSPEVQQGLEKAAAAAAATSRAAGAEADEELLSKFEAAGVQVNEADVNQLSEAVSGVRDEIAAGIPGDFADRVIAEYRQ is encoded by the coding sequence ATGTTCGCAGTGGAAACCAGCGCCGGAGATCCGTTGGCGGACATGCTGCTTGCCTTCGCAGAGGAGGTCGAGAACGAACTGGGTGACTCGGTCGACATCACCGTGCAGACCGGCGGGGCGATCGGCGACGAGGAGGCGGTGCTGCAAGGGCTGCGGGCCGGCGCCATCGACGTCGCCGCGGTCAGCGGTTCGGTGGCCAATCTGGACCCCACCTTCACCATCATGGACATGCCGTTCCTGTTCACCGACCGTGAGACGGTCGCGGAGTTCCTGGACGGGCCCTACGGGGATGAATTGAGCGAATCGCTGGTGGAAACGATCGGCGCTCGTGTTCTGGGCTTCGGCGAGAACGGATTCCGGCAGATCACCAACAGCAAGCGCCCCATCGTCACCTCGTCGGATCTGACGGGCCTGAAGATCCGGGTGCCGGGCAACCCGGCTCGCGTCGCGCTGTTCGAGGCGCTCGGTGCCGCACCGACCCAGATCGACATCGGTGAGGCCTACCTGGCGCTGGACCAGGGAGTGCTGGACGGCCAGGAGAACCCGCTGAAGGTCATCGACGCATTCTCCTTCTACGAGAAGCAGCCCTATCTGTCGCTGACCTCGCACATCTACAGCCCCGTCTACCTGGCCATGAACGAGGACACCTGGCAGGGGCTCTCGCCCGAGGTCCAGCAGGGACTGGAGAAGGCCGCCGCGGCCGCCGCGGCCACCAGCCGCGCCGCCGGTGCCGAGGCCGACGAAGAGCTGCTGTCGAAGTTCGAGGCGGCCGGGGTGCAGGTCAACGAGGCCGACGTCAACCAGCTCAGCGAGGCGGTCAGCGGGGTGCGCGACGAGATCGCCGCGGGCATCCCCGGTGACTTCGCCGACCGCGTGATCGCCGAGTACCGCCAGTGA
- a CDS encoding MerR family transcriptional regulator, giving the protein MGDTPHQGELDLSSSGTRPPVSSAPSEPVQGGLFPDDSVPDELVGYRGPSACQIAGITYRQLDYWARTSLVVPSIRGAAGSGSQRLYSFKDILVLKIVKRLLDTGISLHNIRVAVDHLRQRGVQDLANITLFSDGTTVYECTSAEEVVDLLQGGQGVFGIAVSGAMRELTGAIADFPGERADGGESIAAPEDELASRRKTRDRKIG; this is encoded by the coding sequence GTGGGCGACACGCCACATCAGGGGGAGTTGGACTTGTCTTCCAGCGGCACCAGACCGCCGGTGAGCAGCGCTCCCAGCGAGCCCGTGCAGGGCGGGCTCTTCCCCGATGATTCGGTGCCGGACGAACTCGTCGGGTACCGCGGGCCCAGCGCCTGCCAGATCGCCGGCATCACCTACCGCCAGCTGGATTACTGGGCGCGCACCTCGCTGGTGGTCCCGTCGATCCGCGGCGCCGCCGGATCCGGCAGCCAGCGGCTGTACTCCTTCAAGGACATCCTGGTCCTCAAGATCGTGAAGCGGCTGCTGGACACCGGTATCTCGCTGCACAACATCCGTGTCGCGGTCGATCACCTGCGCCAGCGCGGCGTCCAGGACCTCGCGAACATCACCCTGTTCTCCGACGGCACCACCGTCTACGAATGCACCTCCGCCGAAGAGGTCGTCGACCTGCTGCAGGGCGGCCAGGGCGTCTTCGGCATCGCGGTGTCGGGTGCCATGCGGGAACTGACCGGCGCGATCGCCGACTTCCCGGGGGAGCGCGCGGACGGCGGCGAGTCGATCGCCGCGCCGGAGGACGAGCTGGCCTCGCGGCGCAAGACCCGCGACCGCAAGATCGGCTGA
- a CDS encoding bifunctional nuclease family protein has translation MGEVRVVGIRVEQPQNQPVLLLRESNGDRYLPIWIGQSEAQAIAQEQQGIETPRPLTHDLIRDLIAALGHSLKEVRIVDLQEGTFYADLIFDRDIKVSARPSDSVAIALRVGVPIYVEEAVLAEAGLLIPDETEDESDGPVREDEVEKFKEFLDSVSPDDFKAT, from the coding sequence ATGGGTGAGGTTCGGGTAGTCGGGATACGCGTGGAGCAACCCCAGAACCAGCCGGTGCTGTTGCTTCGCGAGTCCAATGGTGACCGTTATCTGCCGATCTGGATCGGCCAGTCCGAGGCTCAGGCGATCGCGCAGGAGCAGCAGGGTATTGAGACACCCCGCCCGCTCACGCACGACCTCATCCGCGATCTGATTGCTGCGCTGGGCCATTCGCTCAAAGAGGTACGCATCGTCGACCTGCAGGAAGGCACCTTCTATGCCGACCTGATCTTCGACCGGGACATCAAGGTGTCCGCGCGGCCCTCGGACTCGGTGGCCATCGCGCTGCGGGTCGGGGTGCCGATCTACGTCGAGGAGGCCGTGCTGGCCGAGGCCGGGCTGCTGATCCCGGACGAGACCGAGGACGAGTCGGACGGACCGGTGCGCGAGGACGAGGTGGAGAAGTTCAAGGAGTTCCTCGACAGTGTGTCCCCGGACGACTTCAAAGCCACCTGA
- the ftsR gene encoding transcriptional regulator FtsR codes for MTQPEPAPAGMSIGAVLDLLRPDFPDVTISKIRFLEAEGLVTPQRSAAGYRRFTAYDCARLRFVLTAQRDQYLPLKVIKAQLDAQPDGELPALGSAYAVPRLVQVTGESGADGAGPAGTDAVAPAQVRLSREDLLSRSGVDNALLGALVTAGVIKPGPAGFFDEHSVTIAQCARALADYGVEPRHLRAFRSAADRQSDLIAQIAGPVAAAGKAGARDRADDLAREVAALAITLHTSLIKSAVRDVLDR; via the coding sequence ATGACCCAGCCCGAACCGGCACCGGCCGGGATGTCCATCGGAGCGGTTCTGGACCTGCTGCGTCCGGACTTCCCGGATGTGACCATCTCCAAGATCCGGTTTCTGGAGGCCGAAGGGCTGGTCACACCGCAGCGTTCGGCCGCGGGCTACCGTCGGTTCACCGCCTACGACTGTGCGCGGCTGCGGTTCGTGCTCACCGCGCAACGTGACCAGTACCTGCCGCTGAAAGTCATCAAGGCGCAGCTGGACGCCCAGCCGGACGGCGAGCTGCCGGCGCTGGGCTCCGCGTACGCCGTGCCGCGTCTGGTGCAGGTGACCGGGGAATCCGGTGCAGACGGGGCCGGCCCGGCAGGCACCGACGCGGTGGCCCCGGCACAGGTGCGGCTCAGCCGTGAGGATCTGCTCTCCCGATCCGGTGTCGACAACGCCCTTCTGGGCGCGCTGGTCACCGCGGGAGTCATCAAACCCGGGCCGGCGGGCTTCTTCGACGAGCATTCGGTGACGATCGCGCAGTGTGCGCGGGCGCTGGCCGACTACGGCGTCGAGCCGCGGCACCTGCGTGCCTTCCGCTCCGCGGCCGACCGGCAGTCGGATCTGATCGCCCAGATCGCGGGCCCGGTGGCCGCTGCGGGGAAGGCCGGCGCGCGGGACCGCGCCGACGATCTGGCCCGGGAAGTCGCGGCCCTGGCCATCACCTTGCACACGTCCTTGATCAAGTCGGCGGTGCGAGACGTTCTCGATCGTTGA